Proteins found in one Pseudomonas mosselii genomic segment:
- a CDS encoding histone deacetylase family protein produces MLTIYSDDHRLHHGRCELIDGKLMPCFEMPSRADHVLEQVQKRNLGPVQGPTDFGRAPLQRIHSTDYLNFFEGAWARWAALGHDGDLLPFTWPARTLRQVKPTGLHGELGYYSFDAGAPITAGTWQAAYSAAQVALTAQAAIQQGAHAAFALCRPPGHHAAAEVMGGYCYLNNAAIAAQAFLDQGRRKVAILDVDYHHGNGTQDIFYTRNDVFFASIHGDPQDEFPFFLGYADEVGEGAGEGCNINYPLPAGSDWAAWSAALEDACQRIAAYDAEVLVISLGVDTFKDDPISQFKLDSPDYLEMGKRIAQLGKPTLFVMEGGYAVEEIGINAVNVLEGFQHAQPGA; encoded by the coding sequence GTGCTGACGATCTATTCCGATGACCACCGCCTGCACCATGGCCGCTGCGAGCTGATCGACGGCAAACTGATGCCCTGCTTCGAAATGCCTTCCCGCGCCGACCACGTCCTGGAGCAGGTGCAAAAGCGCAACCTCGGCCCCGTGCAAGGCCCCACCGATTTCGGTCGCGCCCCGCTGCAACGTATCCACAGCACCGACTACCTGAACTTCTTCGAAGGCGCCTGGGCTCGCTGGGCCGCACTCGGCCACGACGGCGACCTGCTGCCCTTCACCTGGCCGGCGCGCACCCTGCGCCAGGTCAAGCCCACCGGCCTGCACGGTGAACTCGGCTATTACAGCTTCGACGCTGGCGCACCCATCACCGCCGGCACCTGGCAGGCCGCCTACAGCGCGGCGCAAGTGGCCCTGACCGCCCAGGCCGCGATCCAGCAAGGCGCCCACGCGGCCTTCGCCCTGTGCCGCCCGCCGGGACACCACGCCGCCGCCGAGGTGATGGGTGGCTACTGCTACCTGAACAACGCCGCCATCGCCGCCCAGGCCTTCCTTGACCAGGGCCGGCGCAAGGTGGCCATCCTCGATGTCGACTACCACCACGGCAACGGCACCCAGGACATCTTCTACACCCGCAACGATGTGTTTTTCGCCTCGATCCACGGCGATCCGCAGGACGAGTTCCCGTTCTTCCTGGGCTATGCCGACGAAGTCGGCGAAGGCGCGGGCGAAGGCTGCAACATCAATTACCCACTGCCCGCCGGCAGTGATTGGGCCGCCTGGAGCGCTGCATTGGAAGATGCTTGCCAGCGCATCGCCGCCTACGACGCCGAGGTACTGGTGATCTCCCTCGGCGTGGACACCTTCAAGGATGACCCGATCTCCCAGTTCAAGCTCGACAGCCCGGACTATCTGGAAATGGGCAAGCGCATCGCCCAGTTGGGCAAGCCGACCTTGTTCGTGATGGAGGGTGGCTACGCTGTGGAGGAAATCGGCATCAACGCGGTCAATGTGCTGGAAGGCTTCCAGCACGCCCAGCCAGGAGCCTGA
- a CDS encoding helix-turn-helix transcriptional regulator: MTVSIDVHGLLIDALREGIADGSLELGAAVRRLRVEVAKMQQAQFAKMCKISVRTLIQIEQGEGNPTLKSLNAVFKPFGLKMGVVSRHRQIG, encoded by the coding sequence ATGACAGTTTCCATCGATGTGCACGGGTTGTTGATCGATGCTTTGCGCGAAGGTATCGCCGACGGCAGCCTGGAACTCGGCGCGGCAGTGCGCCGCTTGCGTGTCGAGGTGGCCAAGATGCAGCAGGCGCAGTTTGCGAAGATGTGCAAGATTTCGGTTCGCACGCTGATTCAGATCGAGCAGGGGGAAGGCAACCCCACGCTCAAGTCGTTGAATGCAGTGTTCAAGCCGTTCGGCTTGAAAATGGGTGTGGTCAGTCGTCACCGGCAGATCGGTTGA
- a CDS encoding ABC transporter substrate-binding protein: MRLPTLLGAGLLALSAATQAFAGATLERVETRKELVNVLMESYPPFSFLNEQNQLDGFDVDVAKAVAEKLGVKLRLETPSWDVIAAGRWSGRYDICICSMTPSKARAEVFDFPVQYYASPAVIVVNAKDERIHSAKDLNGRKVGLTSASSYESYLNKNLVIEGAEDRKIDYPFDFVQAAPYDTDNVAFQDLGLGAGVRLDAILTNLVTAQPRLNQDKRFKLAGAPLYEEPNSVAIEKGDPEWDAKVRQVFAELKAEGTLAKLSQKWIGADISK, translated from the coding sequence ATGCGTTTACCAACCTTGCTGGGCGCCGGTCTCCTTGCCCTGAGCGCTGCCACTCAAGCCTTCGCAGGCGCCACGCTGGAACGTGTGGAAACCCGCAAGGAACTGGTCAATGTGCTGATGGAGAGCTACCCGCCGTTCTCTTTCCTCAACGAGCAAAATCAGCTCGACGGCTTCGATGTGGACGTGGCCAAGGCCGTCGCCGAAAAGCTGGGGGTGAAACTGCGCCTGGAAACACCCTCCTGGGACGTGATCGCTGCTGGCCGCTGGAGCGGCCGCTACGACATCTGCATCTGCTCGATGACGCCGAGCAAGGCGCGCGCCGAAGTGTTCGACTTCCCGGTGCAGTACTACGCCTCGCCGGCGGTTATCGTGGTCAACGCCAAGGACGAGCGCATCCACTCGGCCAAGGACCTGAACGGGCGCAAGGTCGGCCTGACCAGTGCCTCCAGCTACGAGAGCTACCTGAACAAGAACCTGGTGATCGAAGGCGCCGAAGACCGCAAGATCGACTACCCCTTCGACTTCGTCCAGGCCGCCCCATACGACACCGACAACGTTGCCTTCCAGGACCTCGGCCTGGGCGCCGGCGTGCGCCTGGATGCAATCCTGACCAACCTGGTGACCGCGCAACCCCGCCTGAACCAGGACAAGCGTTTCAAGCTGGCCGGGGCGCCGTTGTATGAAGAGCCCAACTCGGTGGCCATCGAGAAAGGCGACCCAGAATGGGATGCCAAGGTGCGCCAGGTGTTCGCCGAGCTGAAAGCCGAGGGTACGCTGGCGAAGCTTTCGCAGAAGTGGATCGGCGCCGACATCAGTAAATGA
- a CDS encoding FMN-binding negative transcriptional regulator — protein sequence MYNNTSHQEHDLDRLHRHMLQTRLALLVSQGDQGLLATHLPVLVEAGEGEFGTVYAHLARANRQWQDLEQGGEALLVFPGADAYVSPSYYPSKADNPKVVPTWNYLAVHAYGPVEVIHNAQSLLDIVTRLTERHEQLRDEPWKVSDAPSDYLDGMLRAIVGIRLSISRLQGARKLSQNRSAHDIAGVRKGLSASNDHLDNQLAAHMRDL from the coding sequence ATGTACAACAACACGTCCCACCAGGAACACGACCTCGACCGCCTGCACCGGCACATGCTGCAAACCCGCCTGGCCCTGCTGGTCAGCCAGGGTGACCAGGGCCTGCTGGCCACCCACCTGCCCGTACTGGTCGAGGCTGGCGAAGGCGAGTTCGGCACGGTCTACGCCCACCTGGCCCGGGCCAACCGCCAGTGGCAGGACCTGGAGCAAGGGGGCGAGGCGCTGCTGGTGTTTCCCGGTGCCGATGCCTACGTCAGCCCGAGCTACTACCCGAGCAAGGCGGACAACCCCAAGGTGGTGCCGACCTGGAACTACCTGGCCGTGCACGCCTATGGCCCGGTCGAAGTTATCCACAACGCCCAGTCGTTACTGGACATTGTCACCCGCCTCACCGAACGCCATGAACAACTCCGCGACGAGCCCTGGAAAGTGTCTGACGCCCCAAGCGACTACCTCGACGGCATGCTCCGCGCCATCGTTGGCATCCGCCTGTCCATCAGCCGCCTGCAAGGTGCGCGCAAACTGAGCCAGAACCGTTCGGCGCATGACATTGCCGGCGTGCGCAAAGGCCTCAGTGCCAGCAATGACCACCTGGACAACCAACTCGCCGCGCACATGCGCGATCTCTGA
- a CDS encoding AraC family transcriptional regulator, protein MLHSHLTTLNAVSLILQVFQEAGVDPRQLLAGSGIGPADLGHADARITTQQELQVCANAVARREDIGLELGRRMHVSCYGMLGYALLSSATLGDALRLALSYPALLGTVFQLRLVDDGQRVWLSATDHYDAPGLAAFNAEFCLVSLKVICDDLLGRPLPLLAARFEHSRPGYHTLYDGAFQCPLGFQASDNAFAFERRWLDMPLPLADPITHKAMGERCRRLNLEFTGRQAWLGRIRQLLVQQLDAAPGLEGLARQMNCSSRTLRRHLQALGSSYQQLLDELRFERAKQLLAEDQMPIYRIAESLGFSETASFRHAFQRWSGVAPSHFRG, encoded by the coding sequence ATGCTGCACAGCCACCTCACCACCCTCAACGCGGTTTCGCTGATCCTCCAGGTGTTCCAGGAGGCCGGCGTCGACCCGCGGCAGCTGCTCGCCGGCAGCGGCATAGGCCCGGCGGACCTGGGCCACGCCGATGCGCGCATCACCACCCAACAGGAGCTGCAGGTGTGCGCCAACGCCGTGGCCCGGCGTGAGGACATCGGCCTGGAACTGGGCCGGCGGATGCATGTGTCGTGCTACGGGATGCTCGGTTACGCCCTGCTCTCCAGTGCCACTTTGGGTGACGCCCTGCGCCTGGCGCTGAGTTATCCGGCACTGCTGGGAACAGTCTTCCAGCTGCGCCTGGTGGATGACGGCCAGCGAGTCTGGCTCAGCGCCACCGACCATTACGACGCCCCCGGCCTTGCCGCCTTCAACGCCGAGTTCTGCCTGGTGTCGCTGAAGGTGATCTGCGATGACCTGCTCGGCCGCCCGCTGCCGCTGCTGGCGGCGCGCTTCGAACACTCGCGTCCCGGCTACCACACGCTCTATGACGGTGCGTTCCAGTGCCCGCTCGGCTTCCAGGCCAGCGACAACGCCTTTGCCTTCGAGCGCCGCTGGCTGGACATGCCACTGCCGCTGGCCGACCCGATCACCCACAAGGCCATGGGCGAACGCTGCAGGCGCCTGAACCTTGAGTTCACCGGACGCCAGGCCTGGCTCGGACGCATTCGCCAGCTGCTGGTCCAACAGCTGGATGCCGCCCCCGGGCTGGAGGGGCTGGCACGGCAGATGAACTGCTCATCGCGCACCTTGCGCCGGCACCTGCAAGCGCTGGGCAGCAGTTATCAACAGCTGCTCGACGAGTTGCGCTTCGAGCGGGCCAAGCAACTGCTGGCCGAAGACCAGATGCCGATCTATCGCATTGCCGAATCGCTGGGATTCAGCGAGACCGCGAGTTTCAGGCATGCCTTCCAGCGCTGGAGCGGCGTTGCGCCCAGCCATTTCCGCGGCTGA
- a CDS encoding GNAT family N-acetyltransferase translates to MNDALNWKPAGTPKAEPLEGRFIRLEKLDPARHGNDLWEVLQGPGSDPLLWDYLPYGPFAERAGFDHWLQGNAASRDPLFYSVIDRASGQVQGILSYMSIVPEQGRFEIGHIAFGAAMQRTPKGTEAVYLLSKLGFALGNRRLEWKCNNANDRSKRAAERFGFVFEGVFRNHMVVKDRNRDTAWYSITDAEWPAVAVGFERWLSEENQQPQGQVLTLEACRLG, encoded by the coding sequence ATGAACGACGCATTGAACTGGAAGCCCGCCGGCACCCCGAAGGCCGAGCCCCTCGAAGGCCGTTTCATCCGCCTGGAAAAACTCGACCCGGCCCGCCATGGCAATGACCTGTGGGAAGTACTGCAAGGCCCGGGCTCGGACCCGTTGCTGTGGGACTACCTGCCCTACGGCCCGTTTGCCGAGCGCGCCGGATTCGACCACTGGCTGCAAGGCAACGCCGCCAGCCGCGACCCGCTGTTCTACAGCGTGATCGACCGCGCCAGCGGCCAGGTCCAGGGCATCCTCAGCTACATGTCGATCGTCCCGGAACAGGGTCGCTTCGAAATCGGCCACATCGCCTTCGGCGCCGCCATGCAGCGCACGCCCAAGGGCACCGAGGCGGTCTACCTGCTGAGCAAGCTCGGCTTCGCGCTGGGCAACCGCCGGCTGGAATGGAAGTGCAACAACGCCAATGATCGCTCCAAGCGTGCAGCGGAGCGGTTCGGCTTTGTGTTTGAAGGGGTGTTCCGTAACCACATGGTGGTCAAGGACCGCAATCGGGATACCGCCTGGTACTCGATTACCGATGCCGAGTGGCCGGCCGTGGCGGTGGGGTTCGAGCGTTGGTTGAGTGAGGAAAACCAGCAGCCTCAGGGGCAGGTGCTGACGCTGGAGGCATGTCGCCTGGGTTGA
- a CDS encoding GNAT family N-acetyltransferase, with product MTPVTLRPVGTHDHAAWRSLWQAYLRFYQTELADEVYLSTWQRLLDPNEPTHSTLAWVDDKAVGLVNFIYHRTNWSIQNSCYLQDLYVDGEQRGLGIGRQLIEHVYATAKAADCTRVHWLTHETNATAISLYEQIADRPGFIQFRKAL from the coding sequence ATGACCCCCGTTACCCTGCGCCCGGTCGGCACTCACGATCACGCCGCCTGGCGCTCCCTGTGGCAGGCCTACCTGCGCTTCTACCAGACCGAGCTGGCCGACGAGGTCTACCTCAGCACCTGGCAGCGCCTGCTCGACCCCAACGAGCCCACCCATTCGACCCTGGCCTGGGTCGACGACAAGGCGGTGGGCCTGGTCAACTTCATCTACCATCGCACCAACTGGAGCATCCAGAATTCCTGCTACCTGCAGGACCTCTACGTGGACGGCGAGCAACGCGGCCTGGGTATCGGCCGACAGCTGATCGAGCATGTTTACGCGACGGCCAAGGCCGCCGACTGCACGAGGGTGCACTGGCTGACCCACGAGACCAATGCCACCGCCATCAGCCTGTACGAACAGATCGCCGATCGGCCGGGCTTCATCCAATTCCGCAAAGCACTGTAG
- the aspA gene encoding aspartate ammonia-lyase, whose protein sequence is MSSAASFRVEKDLLGTLEVPADAYYGIQTLRAANNFHLSGVPLSHYPKLVVGLAMVKQAAADANRELGHLSDAKHAAITAACARLIKGDFHDQFVVDMIQGGAGTSTNMNANEVIANVALEHMGHQKGEYQYLHPNNDVNMAQSTNDAYPTAIRLGLLLGHDALLASLDSLIQAFAAKGKEFDHVLKMGRTQLQDAVPMTLGQEFRAFATTMTEDLQRLRSLAPELLTEINLGGTAIGTGINADPGYQALAVQRLATISGQPLVPAADLIEATSDMGAFVLFSGMLKRTAVKLSKICNDLRLLSSGPRTGINEINLPARQPGSSIMPGKVNPVIPEAVNQVAFAIMGNDLALTVAAEGGQLQLNVMEPLIAYKIFDSIRLLQRAMDMLREHCIVGITANEQRCRELVEHSIGLVTALNPYIGYENATRIARVALETGRGVLELVREEKLLDEAMLNDILRPENMIAPRLVPLKA, encoded by the coding sequence ATGTCCTCCGCTGCATCGTTCCGCGTCGAAAAAGATCTGCTTGGTACCCTTGAAGTCCCTGCCGATGCCTACTACGGCATCCAGACTCTGCGCGCTGCCAACAACTTCCACCTCTCCGGCGTTCCGCTGTCGCACTACCCCAAACTGGTAGTCGGCCTGGCGATGGTCAAGCAGGCTGCTGCTGACGCCAACCGTGAGCTGGGGCACCTGAGCGATGCCAAGCACGCTGCCATCACTGCAGCCTGCGCCCGACTGATCAAGGGTGATTTCCACGATCAGTTCGTCGTGGACATGATTCAAGGCGGTGCCGGCACCTCCACCAACATGAACGCCAACGAAGTCATCGCCAACGTCGCGCTGGAGCACATGGGCCACCAGAAAGGTGAGTACCAGTACCTGCACCCGAACAACGACGTGAACATGGCGCAGTCGACCAACGACGCCTATCCGACCGCGATCCGTCTGGGCTTGCTGCTGGGCCACGACGCCCTGCTGGCCAGCCTCGACAGCCTGATCCAGGCCTTCGCCGCCAAGGGTAAAGAGTTCGACCACGTACTGAAGATGGGCCGTACCCAGCTGCAGGACGCCGTACCGATGACCCTGGGCCAGGAATTCCGCGCCTTCGCCACCACCATGACCGAAGACCTGCAGCGCCTGCGCTCGCTGGCGCCGGAACTGCTGACCGAAATCAACCTGGGCGGTACCGCCATCGGTACCGGCATCAACGCCGACCCGGGCTACCAGGCCCTGGCCGTGCAGCGCCTGGCGACCATCAGCGGCCAGCCGCTGGTCCCGGCTGCCGACCTGATCGAAGCCACCTCCGACATGGGCGCCTTCGTGCTGTTCTCCGGCATGCTCAAGCGTACCGCGGTCAAGCTGTCGAAGATCTGCAACGACCTGCGCCTGCTGTCCAGCGGCCCACGTACCGGCATCAACGAAATCAACCTGCCAGCACGTCAGCCAGGCAGCTCGATCATGCCAGGCAAGGTCAACCCGGTGATCCCGGAAGCCGTCAACCAGGTGGCCTTCGCCATCATGGGCAACGATCTGGCACTGACCGTCGCCGCCGAAGGTGGCCAGCTGCAGCTGAACGTGATGGAACCGCTGATCGCCTACAAGATCTTCGACTCGATCCGCCTGCTGCAACGCGCCATGGACATGCTGCGCGAGCACTGCATCGTCGGCATCACCGCCAACGAACAGCGCTGCCGTGAACTGGTCGAGCACTCGATCGGCCTGGTCACCGCCCTGAACCCGTACATCGGCTATGAAAACGCCACCCGTATCGCCCGCGTCGCCCTGGAAACCGGCCGCGGCGTGCTAGAACTGGTGCGCGAGGAGAAGCTGCTAGACGAAGCGATGCTCAACGACATCCTGCGTCCGGAAAACATGATCGCTCCCCGTCTGGTTCCGCTGAAGGCGTAA
- a CDS encoding extracellular solute-binding protein yields the protein MVRLKRLLAPLIATGLLAGALQAHADQRTLRVYNWFDYITPQTLTDFQKDSGVKLVYDIFDTNEALEAKLLTGNSGYDVVVPSNVFLAKQIEAGVFQPLDRAKLPNWQHLDPALMKLIEANDPGNKFAVPYMYGTVLIGFNPDKVKAVLGDNAPVDSWDLIFKPENIAKLKQCGVALLDSPSEILPLALSYLGLDPNSGKPADYQKAQDLLLKIRPHVTYFHSSKYMADIANGDICVAVGYSGSFSQAANRAREAKNGVTVDMRLPREGAPIWFDMLAIPKNAANPEDAHAFINYLLRPEVIAPISDFVGYPNPNKDANDKVSPAIRNNPNLYPTTEAMAKLYTLKPLPRDAERARTRAWTKIKSGT from the coding sequence ATGGTCCGACTCAAGCGTCTGCTCGCCCCGCTCATCGCCACCGGCCTGCTCGCCGGCGCGCTCCAGGCCCATGCCGACCAGCGCACCCTGCGGGTCTACAACTGGTTCGACTACATCACCCCGCAGACCCTCACCGACTTCCAGAAGGACAGCGGGGTGAAGCTGGTCTACGACATCTTCGACACCAACGAGGCACTGGAGGCCAAGCTGCTGACCGGCAACTCCGGCTACGACGTGGTGGTGCCGTCCAACGTGTTCCTCGCCAAGCAGATCGAAGCGGGCGTGTTCCAGCCGCTCGATCGCGCCAAGCTGCCCAACTGGCAACACCTGGACCCGGCGCTGATGAAGCTGATCGAGGCCAACGATCCCGGCAACAAGTTCGCCGTGCCCTACATGTACGGCACCGTGCTGATCGGCTTCAACCCGGACAAGGTCAAGGCGGTGCTCGGCGACAACGCCCCGGTGGACAGCTGGGACCTGATCTTCAAACCGGAGAACATCGCCAAGCTCAAGCAGTGCGGCGTGGCGCTGCTCGATTCACCGTCGGAGATCCTGCCGCTGGCCCTGTCGTACCTGGGTCTGGACCCTAACAGCGGCAAGCCGGCCGACTATCAGAAAGCCCAGGACCTGCTGCTGAAGATCCGCCCGCATGTCACCTACTTCCACTCTTCCAAGTACATGGCCGACATCGCCAACGGCGACATCTGCGTGGCAGTGGGTTATTCGGGCAGCTTCTCCCAGGCCGCCAACCGCGCCCGCGAGGCAAAGAATGGCGTGACAGTGGACATGCGCCTGCCCAGGGAGGGGGCACCGATCTGGTTCGACATGCTGGCGATCCCGAAGAACGCGGCCAACCCGGAGGATGCCCATGCCTTCATCAACTACCTGCTGCGGCCTGAGGTGATCGCGCCGATCAGCGATTTCGTCGGCTACCCGAACCCGAACAAGGATGCGAACGACAAGGTCAGCCCAGCGATCCGCAACAACCCGAACCTGTACCCGACAACGGAGGCGATGGCCAAGCTGTATACCTTGAAGCCACTGCCACGGGATGCCGAGCGGGCACGCACCCGGGCCTGGACCAAGATCAAGTCGGGAACCTGA
- a CDS encoding homocysteine S-methyltransferase family protein, giving the protein MGERSLVILDGGMGRELQRRGAPFRQPEWSALALSEAPEAVVAVHAAYIAAGAEVITSNSYAVVPFHIGEARFAKEGYALAQTAGQLARAAADAAGGKVRVAGSLPPLFGSYRPDLFQPQQVAAVLTPLLEGLAEHVDLWLAETQSSIAEVRAIHAQLPRDGKPFWVSFTLRDEDVDDVPRLRSGEPVAQAAEAVAALGAQVLLFNCSQPEVIGDAIDAAKAAFERLGADIAIGAYANAFPPQPKDATANDGLDELREDLDPPGYLSWAQNWRQRGASLVGGCCGIGPEHIAELKAKLV; this is encoded by the coding sequence ATGGGCGAACGGTCGTTGGTTATTCTGGATGGCGGCATGGGGCGGGAATTGCAGCGCCGGGGTGCGCCGTTTCGTCAGCCGGAGTGGTCGGCGCTGGCGCTGAGCGAGGCGCCGGAGGCCGTAGTGGCCGTCCATGCTGCCTACATCGCGGCGGGTGCCGAAGTGATCACCAGCAACAGCTATGCGGTGGTGCCGTTTCATATCGGCGAAGCGCGCTTTGCCAAAGAGGGCTACGCCCTGGCACAAACCGCAGGGCAATTGGCACGGGCGGCTGCCGATGCTGCCGGGGGCAAGGTGCGGGTTGCCGGCTCCTTGCCGCCGCTGTTCGGTTCCTATCGCCCAGACCTGTTCCAGCCGCAACAGGTCGCCGCAGTGCTGACGCCGCTGCTTGAAGGCCTGGCCGAGCATGTCGACCTGTGGCTGGCGGAAACCCAGAGTTCGATCGCGGAAGTGCGTGCCATCCACGCGCAGCTGCCGCGCGATGGCAAGCCGTTCTGGGTGTCGTTCACCCTGCGCGATGAAGACGTCGATGACGTGCCACGGCTGCGCTCGGGCGAACCGGTCGCGCAAGCCGCCGAAGCCGTTGCCGCGCTTGGTGCGCAGGTGTTGTTGTTCAACTGCAGCCAGCCCGAAGTGATCGGTGATGCCATCGATGCCGCCAAGGCAGCATTCGAGCGCCTGGGTGCCGATATCGCCATCGGTGCCTACGCCAACGCCTTCCCACCCCAGCCCAAGGATGCAACGGCCAATGATGGCCTGGACGAGCTGCGTGAAGACCTGGACCCACCGGGCTACCTGAGCTGGGCACAGAACTGGCGCCAGCGCGGTGCCAGTCTGGTCGGCGGTTGCTGCGGAATCGGCCCGGAGCACATTGCCGAGCTCAAGGCGAAATTGGTTTGA
- the pdxR gene encoding MocR-like pyridoxine biosynthesis transcription factor PdxR codes for MSERCHPLPFDPAGIVLDRRRGLSQQLYHALRARVLDGRLGSGTRLPATRDLAAMLMLSRNSVVRAYDQLYAEGFIESRVGDGTYVSQLPKLSTQLSTGLSLGLSTDLSTYSASDTEDLSRQAVISEPLQRLKNHHLPLPRGGAPKAFRVGVPAFDLFPFEVWAKLQAGFWRNPDPALLGYGDPAGEWQLRELIATYLRRSRGLSCTAEQIVITSGAQEAISLCAQLLLQPGDGVAVENPGYRAAGHAFAMAGATLKGVPVDAEGMDCARLTEMPECRLAYVTPAHQYPTGVTMSLARRLSLLDWAERQDGWILEDDYDGEYRYSGVPLAPLASLDRQGRVLYVGTFGKIALPALRLGYLVLPGRLVQAFSRCRALAVRHSEVGTQCVMAQFMAQGHFQRHIRRMRRAALARRNVLKAGWPQDVPGLGAMPVVAAGLHVKVDVDNFAREQELVARAEAVGVEVNPLSSYWLEDSEEPVDNRAGLVLGFAAVPEAQIADALMRLRKAWRR; via the coding sequence ATGAGCGAACGTTGCCATCCTCTGCCTTTCGACCCCGCGGGTATTGTCCTGGACCGCCGCCGCGGGCTGAGCCAGCAGCTCTACCATGCCTTGCGCGCCAGGGTGCTGGATGGGCGCCTGGGCAGCGGCACGCGGTTGCCGGCCACCCGCGATTTGGCGGCGATGCTGATGCTGTCGCGTAACAGCGTGGTGCGAGCCTACGACCAGCTGTATGCGGAGGGCTTCATCGAGAGCCGGGTTGGCGATGGCACCTATGTGAGCCAGCTGCCGAAACTATCCACACAATTATCAACAGGGTTATCCCTGGGGTTATCAACAGACTTATCCACATATAGTGCTTCAGATACTGAGGATTTATCCAGGCAGGCAGTCATCAGCGAGCCCCTGCAACGTCTGAAGAATCATCATTTGCCGCTGCCCAGAGGCGGGGCGCCCAAGGCTTTTCGCGTCGGCGTGCCGGCGTTCGACCTGTTCCCGTTCGAGGTGTGGGCCAAGCTGCAAGCGGGTTTCTGGCGAAATCCCGACCCGGCGTTGCTGGGCTATGGCGACCCGGCCGGTGAGTGGCAGCTGCGTGAATTGATTGCCACCTACCTGCGACGCTCGCGGGGGCTTAGCTGCACGGCTGAACAAATAGTGATCACCAGTGGCGCGCAGGAGGCCATCAGCCTTTGTGCACAGCTGCTGCTGCAACCGGGCGATGGCGTGGCTGTGGAAAACCCGGGCTACCGGGCTGCCGGGCATGCCTTCGCGATGGCCGGGGCCACGCTCAAGGGCGTGCCGGTGGATGCCGAGGGCATGGACTGCGCAAGGCTGACCGAGATGCCCGAGTGTCGGCTGGCCTACGTGACGCCTGCCCACCAGTACCCCACGGGCGTTACCATGAGCCTGGCCCGTCGCCTGTCGCTGCTGGATTGGGCCGAGCGCCAGGATGGCTGGATCCTCGAGGACGACTACGACGGCGAGTACCGTTACAGCGGTGTGCCGCTGGCGCCACTGGCCTCGCTGGACCGCCAGGGGCGAGTGCTGTACGTGGGGACCTTCGGCAAGATCGCGCTTCCGGCCTTGCGCCTGGGATACCTGGTGCTTCCCGGGCGTCTGGTGCAGGCGTTCAGTCGATGCCGGGCGCTGGCGGTACGCCATTCGGAGGTCGGCACCCAGTGCGTGATGGCGCAATTCATGGCCCAGGGGCATTTCCAGCGGCATATCCGCCGCATGCGCCGGGCTGCGCTGGCGCGGCGCAATGTGCTCAAGGCAGGCTGGCCGCAGGACGTGCCAGGGCTGGGGGCCATGCCCGTGGTGGCGGCGGGGCTGCATGTGAAGGTAGATGTGGATAACTTCGCGCGGGAGCAGGAGCTGGTGGCTCGGGCGGAAGCGGTGGGGGTGGAGGTCAATCCGCTGAGCAGCTACTGGCTGGAGGATAGCGAGGAGCCAGTGGATAACAGGGCAGGGTTGGTGCTGGGGTTTGCCGCGGTGCCGGAGGCGCAGATAGCGGATGCGTTGATGCGTCTGCGCAAGGCTTGGCGGCGCTGA